Proteins encoded in a region of the Candidatus Deferrimicrobiaceae bacterium genome:
- a CDS encoding cbb3-type cytochrome c oxidase subunit I, whose amino-acid sequence PKMTGRMLSEKMARPAWLLMFIGFNVTFFTQFILGFEGMPRRYAEYPAQFQTLNIVSTVGSWVLATGILIMFANFVRGLFRGAPAPPNPWKALSLDWQTGSPPPTENFKEIPTVTDWPYGYAGRQT is encoded by the coding sequence TCCCAAGATGACCGGCAGGATGCTCAGCGAAAAGATGGCGCGCCCTGCCTGGCTGCTGATGTTCATCGGCTTCAACGTCACCTTTTTCACCCAGTTCATCCTGGGGTTCGAGGGAATGCCGAGGCGCTACGCGGAATACCCGGCGCAATTCCAGACGCTCAACATCGTGTCCACGGTGGGGTCGTGGGTCCTCGCGACGGGGATTTTGATCATGTTCGCGAATTTCGTCCGCGGGCTGTTCCGGGGCGCCCCTGCCCCACCGAACCCCTGGAAAGCCCTCTCCCTGGATTGGCAGACGGGGTCGCCGCCGCCGACGGAGAATTTTAAGGAAATTCCGACGGTCACCGACTGGCCGTACGGGTATGCGGGAAGGCAGACGTAG